From Salvelinus sp. IW2-2015 linkage group LG2, ASM291031v2, whole genome shotgun sequence, one genomic window encodes:
- the LOC111972262 gene encoding gamma-crystallin M3-like — protein sequence MSMGKIIFYEDRNFQGRSYETSSDCPELTSYLSRCNSCXVESGCFMVYDHSNFMGNQYFVRRGEYGDYQRMGMNDCIRSCRNIPMHRGNFRMRMYEKENFGGQMHELSDDCESMTDRFRMNDMQSCNVMDGHWLMYEQPHYRGRQMYMRPGEYRNMRELSMHMGSNPMRFNSMRRIMDSCY from the exons ATGTCTATGGGAAAG aTAATCTTCTACGAGGACAGGAACTTCCAGGGTCGTTCCTATGAGACCTCCAGCGACTGCCCTGAGCTGACCTCCTACCTGAGCAGGTGCAACTCCTGCARAGTTGAGAGCGGCTGCTTCATGGTCTATGATCATTCCAACTTCATGGGAAACCAGTACTTTGTGAGAAGGGGAGAGTATGGTGACTACCAGCGTATGGGCATGAACGATTGCATCAGGTCTTGCCGTAACATCCCCATG CACAGAGGAAACTTTAGGATGAGGATGTACGAGAAGGAGAACTTCGGAGGTCAGATGCACGAGCTGAGCGACGACTGTGAGTCCATGACCGATCGTTTCCGCATGAACGACATGCAGTCCTGCAATGTGATGGACGGCCACTGGCTGATGTATGAGCAGCCCCACTACAGAGGCAGGCAGATGTACATGAGACCTGGAGAGTACAGGAACATGAGAGAGTTGAGCATGCACATGGGCTCCAACCCCATGAGGTTCAACAGCATGAGGCGTATCATGGATTCTTGTTATTAA